Part of the Methanolobus chelungpuianus genome is shown below.
CTCGTCTCAGGCGTGTTGCTGATCCTGACGACCCTGGACGGCAAACTCTCATCTTTTGACGGCATCCTCCTTCTTCTGGTCTTCCTGGGCTTCATGTATTATAATTACAAGCTTCAGAGGGCTGTGTTCGACGGGGCTGAGAACAGGCGGGAGCGCACACCTTTGCTGGAAATGAAAAAGGATATCCTCCTTTTTCTCACGGGTGCGCTTCTGGTAGTGCTGGGCAGCCGTATACTTGTTGATGCCGGCATATCCATAGCGGAATGGCTGGGAGTGCCTCAGATGCTGATAGGCCTGACCCTCGTGGCTCTTGGCACCTCTCTCCCGGAGCTCATCACTGCAGTTTCCTCAACTCTTAAAGGTCATCAGGATATTTCCATCGGTAATATACTGGGTGCCAACATCATGGATATCACTCTCATCCTGGGTGTTTCCTCGCAGATAAGGACCCTGGAGATCCTGCCCCAGTCCATAATGTATGATTTCCCGGTGATGCTCCTGATAATGGTGATGCTGGTGGTCTTCGGCATAACCAGGAGGAAACTCGAAAGATGGGAAGGTGTCCTGCTGTTAGGTGTATACCTGTCATATGTAGCCGGCCTGTTCATCTATTTCAGATAACTCTCTGAATAAATCGATAAGTTTAAATCCATTCTGGCAAGAGCATTAAGCGTGGTTATTATGCAAACAAAATGGTTACTTGTTCTGGTGGTGGCTGTCCTTGCGCTGGCAGTGTCCGGCTGCACTGGCAGTGATGATGAAACTGTGACATACGAAGAAGACGGCGTTCAGTATGAGTACTCTGCAAGCGGGGACAGCCAAGACGACTGGTGTCCGGTCGGAAGTTCCTGGAAATCGTCAAATCCCAGTACCGGAGAGGATGTCTCCATGGAGATCACAGGTTCTGAGGTAATTGACGGCGTGGAGATGTGCAAGGCCCAGTTCAATTCCAACAACCCTGATGATGAATACGCCAGGATCGATTACATGTGGTCCGAGGATGGCAACAGGTTCAACTGGAAATATTATGACGCAGATGGCAAGCTGGTCAGTGAAATGACCATGAAGGACGGCCACATGCGTTTTGTGGCAGAGGACGGTACTGTCACAGAATATAATACCAACACATGAGAATAGTTATTAATGCTTTGGCAGGGGTGCAATACCCTGTCTCTCTTGTCCTTTTTCATTTGTCTTTTTTATATGGCGCTAATATTTCCTTTTGAGTATCTGTCATTTTTATAATCCTCTGTTTGGAACGTAATGGCTTAAATATTATAATAACTATCAGTAATATTCATGCAACTTCCCACGCCTGATGAGATAAAACAGAAAAGGACAGAACTGGGCCTTACGCAGAGCGACCTTGCAAAGCGCGCAGGCGTCAGCCAGCCCCTGATCGCGCGTATAGAATCAGGGGATGTGGACCCGCGACTGTCCACCCTGAGAAAGATAATAGAGGTTTTCGAGGACGCGGAAAAGGAAGATATCCTTGTTGTCAACATCATGAACACCGAAGTGATCTCTGTCTCCCCCGAGGAGCAGGTGGATGCGGCGGTCCAGATAATGGGCAGGTATCATATCTCCCAGATCCCGGTCATATCCAACGGCGTCCCGGTGGGAAGCATTTCCGAGGAGATGATCGTAAGGTCCCTGGCTGACAAAAAGAAATCCATGGTCTCGCAGATGATCATCAAGGAAATGATGGGCGACTCTTTCCCGACCGTTTCCCCCAAAGCTGATATCAAGGTAGTGTCCCATATCCTCGAAAGGAATCCGGCAGTCCTTGTGCTTGAGAAGGGGCAGGTGGTGGGAGTCGTTACCAAGCATGATGTCATGCAGCTGCTGAACGAATGATTTCTTAATGGTCTCACAGCCAGGCCCAAAACAGGTCCAGTCAGGATTATATAATAGGCTTACATAATCAGGCAGGTATTGGACTGTCTTTAAGGGGATCAGAAACCATTTTGTGTCTCTTCATCCCGTTAACCACAGGAGATTCATCAATCACGCACTTTCACATGTATTAAAAACCACAGAGGAAATTTGCATGGAACTAGAAGATACATTACTTATGATGCCCGGGCCTGTTCCTGTGGCACCTCGTGTTCTCAGGGCGATGTCAAAGCCCATGATCAACCACAGAGGCTCGGAATTCGCAGCCATGTATGACGACTGCCGCGAGATAATGGCTGACGTCTTCAAGACCAAGAACGATATCTTTGTCATCAGCGGTTCAGGTTCCGCAGGCATGGAGGCTGCCGTGGGATGTACATTAGGCAGCCAGGATACGGCTGTGACCCTGGAGAACGGTAAGTTCGGCGAGAGGTTCAAGAGCATCGCATCAAGGTACGGGAAGGTCAATCCTGTAAAGGCCGAGTGGGGTCACTCCTTCGACCTGGACGAGGTCGAGAGAAAGCTTGAGGAAGGCGCAAAGATCCTGACCCTCGTGCACAACGAAACCTCAGCAGGTATCCTCAACCCCGCAAAGGAAATAGGCAAGCTTACAAAGAAGCACGATGCGCTCTTCATCATGGACGGTATCACTTCCATTGGCGGCGATGATGTAAGGATAGACGAATGGGGTGTTGACATCGCAGTGACCGGCTCCCAGAAATGTATTGCTGCACCACCAGGCTTGGCTATGGTGTCTGTCAGCGAGCGCGCATTCGAGGTAATGAAGGGCATGGACAGGATGCCATACTACCTTGACCTTAAGGCTTACAAGAAGAGTGCGGACAAGGAGAGCACCCAGACTCCCTACACGCCTGCGGTCTCGCTGTTCTTTGCGCTTCAGGAATCCCTCCACATTGTAAAGGAAGAGGGCATGGATGCAAGGATTAAGCGCCACACCACCGAAGGAGCTGCAGTGCGTGCTGCTATGTCCGCCCTGGGTATAGAGATGTTCCCGCAGCTTAAAGGCGAGACCAGGTACTCCAACACAGTCTCAGCCATGAAGGCACCTGAGGGTGTAAGTGGCGACGACATCAAGAAGGATATGAAGAAGAGGGGTATCATCATCGCCGGCGGCCAGGACCAGCTCAGCGGCAAGATATTCAGGATAGGCAACATGGGTAATGTAATGCCCAAGGATATCATGCTGACCCTCCAGCAGCTTGAGGTAGTGCTCATGAAGAGAGGTGTTATCTCTGAACTGGGAACAGGACTGGAGGCTGCAAGCGAGGTGCTTGACACCCTGCTCTGAACCGGAGAGAACAGGTGAACATGCCGACTATCGGAGTTGTCGATACAACATTTGCACGCTTCAACATGGGCAAGGCTGCGGTGGACGAGATCCAGAAGCATGTCTCTGTGAGGATCATCCGCCGCACTGTGCCTGGAGTCAAGGACCTGCCTGTGGCAGCCAAGAAGCTCATTGAGGAGGAGGGCTGTGACATGGTCGTAGCCCTTGGCATGCCCGGCTCAAAGCCTACCGACAAGGTGTGTGCCCATGAGGCATCCACAGGCCTGATCCAGGCCCAGCTTATGACAAATACCCATATCATCGAGGTCTTTGTCCATGAGGATGAAGCAAGGGATGCTAAGGAACTTGCTTTTTTGATGGAGCAGCGTTCCAGGGAGCATGCACTGAATGTTGTCAAGATGCTGTTCAAGCCTGAACAGATGATCAGGGAAGCAGGAACAGGGCAGCGCCAGGGATTCGAGGACGTCGGGCCTGCAAGAATGTGATATCGTCTTGTCCGACTTACAGGGAATTTGATAATTCTGGAATGCCTATCTACTAGAACATTAACTAAATATTAACGCGGTGATTGATATGACCATCAGACTGGGATTTGTTATAGCCGAATTCAACAGGGACCTTACATACCAGATGGAACTGCTTGGCGAAGAGCATGCGAAGTTCCTCGGGGCCGAGGTAATTGCAAAGATACTGGTGCCGGGTGTATATGACATGCCTCTCGCTATCAAGAAGATGTGCGAGAGGAAAGATGTGGATGCAGTTGTGACCATGGGGATTGTCATCGAGGGTGCCACCGAGCACGATGAGATTGTTGTCCAGCATGCAGCAAGGAAGATAACGGACCTTTCCCTGGAGTATAACAAGCCCGTGACCCT
Proteins encoded:
- a CDS encoding calcium/sodium antiporter; translated protein: MVLETALLLILSLLMITKGADWFVESAVSISEKSGIPKIIVGATIVSFATTSPEFAVSVTAAHMGHVDLSVGNAVGSAICNIGLVLGFIVAIRVIDVDKHSFLRKGAFMLVSGVLLILTTLDGKLSSFDGILLLLVFLGFMYYNYKLQRAVFDGAENRRERTPLLEMKKDILLFLTGALLVVLGSRILVDAGISIAEWLGVPQMLIGLTLVALGTSLPELITAVSSTLKGHQDISIGNILGANIMDITLILGVSSQIRTLEILPQSIMYDFPVMLLIMVMLVVFGITRRKLERWEGVLLLGVYLSYVAGLFIYFR
- a CDS encoding membrane-binding protein, producing the protein MQTKWLLVLVVAVLALAVSGCTGSDDETVTYEEDGVQYEYSASGDSQDDWCPVGSSWKSSNPSTGEDVSMEITGSEVIDGVEMCKAQFNSNNPDDEYARIDYMWSEDGNRFNWKYYDADGKLVSEMTMKDGHMRFVAEDGTVTEYNTNT
- a CDS encoding CBS domain-containing protein; translation: MQLPTPDEIKQKRTELGLTQSDLAKRAGVSQPLIARIESGDVDPRLSTLRKIIEVFEDAEKEDILVVNIMNTEVISVSPEEQVDAAVQIMGRYHISQIPVISNGVPVGSISEEMIVRSLADKKKSMVSQMIIKEMMGDSFPTVSPKADIKVVSHILERNPAVLVLEKGQVVGVVTKHDVMQLLNE
- a CDS encoding pyridoxal-phosphate-dependent aminotransferase family protein; this encodes MELEDTLLMMPGPVPVAPRVLRAMSKPMINHRGSEFAAMYDDCREIMADVFKTKNDIFVISGSGSAGMEAAVGCTLGSQDTAVTLENGKFGERFKSIASRYGKVNPVKAEWGHSFDLDEVERKLEEGAKILTLVHNETSAGILNPAKEIGKLTKKHDALFIMDGITSIGGDDVRIDEWGVDIAVTGSQKCIAAPPGLAMVSVSERAFEVMKGMDRMPYYLDLKAYKKSADKESTQTPYTPAVSLFFALQESLHIVKEEGMDARIKRHTTEGAAVRAAMSALGIEMFPQLKGETRYSNTVSAMKAPEGVSGDDIKKDMKKRGIIIAGGQDQLSGKIFRIGNMGNVMPKDIMLTLQQLEVVLMKRGVISELGTGLEAASEVLDTLL
- the ribC gene encoding riboflavin synthase codes for the protein MPTIGVVDTTFARFNMGKAAVDEIQKHVSVRIIRRTVPGVKDLPVAAKKLIEEEGCDMVVALGMPGSKPTDKVCAHEASTGLIQAQLMTNTHIIEVFVHEDEARDAKELAFLMEQRSREHALNVVKMLFKPEQMIREAGTGQRQGFEDVGPARM
- the ribH gene encoding 6,7-dimethyl-8-ribityllumazine synthase, whose translation is MTIRLGFVIAEFNRDLTYQMELLGEEHAKFLGAEVIAKILVPGVYDMPLAIKKMCERKDVDAVVTMGIVIEGATEHDEIVVQHAARKITDLSLEYNKPVTLGIAGPGMTRMEAHERLDYGKRAVEAAVKLVQRL